In Rhodanobacter humi, the genomic stretch CAGATCGACCCGCTGCTGCACCGTGATATTCTCGGCTATCAATAAACCGCTGTATCCATCCTCCGGCTGCTCCCTGATGAAGCGATTCCTCGCCCTGCTCCTGCCCGCCCTCGTGCTCGCGCTGCCCGCGCAGGCCCAGCTGTTGCCCAGTGCCGGCACCAACGCCGCACCGGCCGGCCAGACCCAGTCGCTGGACCGCATCGTCGCGGTGGTGAACGAGGACGTGATCCTGCAAAGCGAGCTCGACAACGCCGTGCGCTCGATCCAGCAACAGTACGCCAGCCAGCCCGGCCAGCTGCCGCCGATGAACGTGCTGCAGCAGCAGGTGCTGGACCGTCTGATCCTGATGAAGCTGCAGCTGCAGAAGGCCGACGACCAGGGCGTGCATGTCTCCGACGCCCAGGTCGACCAGGCGGTGGCCGAGGTGGCGCAGCAGAACAAGATGAGCCCCGACCAGTTGCGCGCCGAGGTGCAGCGCAGCGGCGAGGATTTCGGCGCGTTCCGCCAGCAGCTGGCCGACCAGCTCACCGTGCAGCAACTTCACCAGAGCGTGGTGCACGACCAGGTCTCGGTCACCGACAGCGAGATCGACAACCTGCTTGCCAGCCCAAGCTACAAGGCCGGCGAGGTGCACCTGGCGCACATCCAGATCAGCATCCCCTCCGGCGCCGACGCCGCCGCGATCCAGGCCGCCGCCACCAAGGCCGAGGCGGCGATCAACGCGATCAAGGGCGGCATGGACTTCAATGCCGCGGCGATCCGCTACTCCGACGCATCCGACGCGCTGGACGGTGGCGACCTCGGCTGGCGCCGCATGGACGAGATCCCGCCGGCCTTTGCCGACACGGTGGCCAACATGAAGCCCGGCGACGTCAGCCCCGCGCTGCGCGGCCCCACCGGCTTCCACATCATCAAGCTGATCGGCCAGCGCGAGCCGTCCAAGCAGATCGTCACCGAGTACCACGCACGGCAGATCCTGCTCAAGCCGAGCGAACTGATGACGCCCGAGCAGGCGCAGCAGAAGGCGCAGGAGCTGTACGAGCAGCTCACCACCAAGCACTCGGACTTCGCCAAGCTGGCGAAGGACAATTCCAAGGACGACACCACCGCCAACCTCGGCGGCGACATGGGCTGGTTCGCCAAGGACGCCTGGGGCAGCGCGATCGCGCAGCAGCTCGCCCAGCTGAAGGAGAACCAGGTCTCGCAGCCGTTCCAGACCGGCAACGGCTGGGACATCCTGCAGCTCCTGGGCACCCGCCAGAGCGACCTCACCACCCAGATGGAACGCGACCAGGCACGCCAGGCGATCGGCAACCGCAAGGCCGAGCAGGCCTACGACGACTTCCTGCGCGACCTGCGCGCGAATGCCTTCATCAACGTGCTGGTGCCCGCGCTGCGCGACGACACCAATACGCCGGCAGCCTCCTGACCGGGAGCCGCCGGCATGGCGCTGCCACGGCTCGCCGTCACCGCCGGTGAGCCGGCCGGGATCGGTCCGGAACTGATCGCGCGACTGGCCGCCACCGAGCTGGCGGCCGACCTGGTGGCGATCACCGACCGCGCTCTGCTCGCCCGCGCCGCCGCCCGCTGCGGGCTTTCCATCACCCTCGACGACGACGATGGCACGCCGCGCGAGCACCGTGAAGCCGGCAGCCTGCGCGTGCACCACATCCCGCTGGCTGCCACGGAAATCCCCGGCCAACCCGACCCGCGCAACGCACGGCACGTGCTCACCACCCTCGCCGAGGCCGCCGACGGCTGCCTGGCCCGCCGCTACGCCGCCGTGGTCACCGCGCCGCTGCAGAAGGCCTCGATCAACGAGGCCGGCGTCCGCTTCAGCGGCCACACCGAATACTTCGCCGAACGCACCCGCACCGACGTGGTGATGATGCTGGCCAGCCCCGAGCTGCGCGTGGCGCTGGCCACCACGCACCTGCCCTTGAGCGCGGTGCCCGCCGCGATCACCCGCACCGCACTGGAGCGCACGCTGCGCATCGTGCACGCCGAACTGCAGGCAAAGTTCGGCATCGCCGCGCCGCGCATCGCCGTACTGGGCCTCAACCCGCATGCCGGCGAAGGCGGCCACCTGGGCCGCGAGGAACTGGACACGATCATCCCGCTGCTGGACACACTGCGCGCCGAAGGCATGCAGTTGCTCGGCCCACTGCCCGCCGACACCGCCTTCGTGCCCGCGCAGCGTGCGCGCTACGACGCGGTGCTGGCGATGTACCACGACCAGGCGCTGCCGGTGCTGAAGAGCGAAGCCTTCGACCGCACCGTCAACCTCACGCTCGGCCTGCCCTTCATCCGTACCTCGGTCGACCACGGCACCGCGCTGGATCTGGCCGGCACGGGGCGCGCCGATCCCGCCAGCCTGATCGCTGCCGCCAAGCTGGCCTTGACGCTGGCAGCACGCCGGCGAAAAGAGAGTGAACAGGCGTGAGAAGTGAGTAAAACCTGCAAGACTGCCGCTCTCACTCCTCACTTCTCTCCACTCACTGCTGCCCCATGAACGCTCGCCCCAAGAAAAGCTTCGGCCAGCACTTCCTGCACGACCGGCGCTACATCGACGACATCGTGCGCGCGATCGCGCCGCGCGCCGGCGACTTCCTGGTCGAGATCGGCCCCGGCGAGGGCGCGCTCACCCTGCCGCTGCTGGCCGCGGCCGGCTCGCTCACCGCGATCGAGCTGGACACCGACCTGATCCCCGCGCTGAAGGCGCGCGCGGCGGAGGTGGGCGAACTCGCCGTGATCCATGCCGACGTGTTGAAGGTGGATCTGGCCGCGCTGGCGCACCGCCATGGCGTGGAACGCCTGCGCATCGCCGGCAACCTGCCGTACTACATCTCCAGTCCGATCCTGTTCCATTGCGTGGAGCACGCCGCGGCGATCGAGGACATGCACTTCATGCTGCAGAAGGAGGTGGTGGACCGCATGGCCGCGGAACCCGGCAGCAAGGTGTACGGCCGGCTGTCGGTGATGCTGCAGCTGGCCTGCCGCGTGGTGCCGCTGTTCGAGGTGCCGCCGGAAGCGTTCCGGCCGCCGCCCAAGGTGGACTCGGCGGTGGTGCGGCTGGTGCCGCTGGCGCCGCACGAACGCCACGATGCCGATCCCGAGCTGCTGCACGCGGTGGTGAAGGCCGCCTTCGGCCAGCGCCGCAAGACGCTCTCCAACGCGCTGCGGCAGCTGCTGGACGCCGAGGCGATCCGCAGCGCCGACGTCGATCCCCGCGCACGCGCCGAGACGCTGGCGCCCGGGGATTTCGTGCGCCTCGCCAAGCGCCTCGCCGCGCGCTGAATCCCGCCGGCGCACGGGCGACGCGCGACGCCGCAAGCCTTACAATCGGCACATGAGCGAAAACCATCCCTACACGATCGATGTGCAGGTGCGGACGCGTTTCGTCCCCGACCAGTCCCGCCCCGACGACAACCGCTACGTGTTCGCCTACACCATCACGCTGCACAACGCGGGCAGCGTGCCCGCGCAACTGCTGACCCGGCACTGGGTGATCACCGACGCCAACGGCAAGGTGGAGGAAGTGCGCGGCGACGGCGTGGTGGGCGAGCAGCCCTGGATGCGCCCGGGCGACAACTTCGAATACACCTCCGGCGCGGTGCTGGAGACTCCGGTGGGCACCATGGGCGGCAGCTACCTGATGCTGGCCGACGACGGTACCCGCTTCGAGGCGCCGATCCCGCGCTTCACGCTCGCCATCCCGCGCACCTTGCACTGACGGACGGCACACGGATGGCCACCTATGCAATCGGCGACGTGCAGGGCTGCTACCCGGAACTGCAACGCCTGCTGGACAAGCTCCGCTTCGACCCGGCGACCGACCGGCTGTGGTTCTGCGGCGATCTGGTCAACCGCGGCGGCGAGTCGCTGGCCACGCTGCGGCTGATCCACGGCCTGCGCGAGCAGAGCGTCGTCACTCTGGGCAACCACGACCTCAGCCTGCTGGCGATTGCGTTGCGCAAGCCGGAGGCCCAGGCCAAGGTGAACCCCGAATTGCGCGAGGTGCTGTTCGCCGACGACGCACCGGTGCTGTTCGAATGGCTGCGTTCGCAAAGGCTGCTGCACCACGACGAGCAGCTCGGCTGGACCATGATCCACGCCGGACTCGCGCCGCAGTGGACGCTGCGCCAGGCGCAGAAGGCCGCGCAGGAGGTGGAGCGCGAGCTCTCCAGCCCGCGCCATCCGCGCATCCTCCGGAATCTGTTCGGCAACCGTCCCGCCGGCTGGTCCAGCCGCCTGCAGGGGCTGGACCGCCACCGCGCCACGATCAACCTGCTCACCCGCATGCGCTACTGCGACGTCAACGGCCGCATCGACTTCGAGGGCAAGGGCGAGCCCGGCACCCAGCGACCGGGCCTGTATCCCTGGTTCGAGGTCCCCGGCATGCGCCGGCGCGAGACGCGCATCGTCTGCGGCCACTGGTCGGCGCTGGGTCGTTTCGCCGGCTTGGGCGTCTACGCGATCGACACCGGCTGCGTGTGGGGTGGCCAGCTCACCGCGCTGCGGCTGGACAGCGAAGAGCCGCAGTACATCACCGTGGACGCCGAGCCGCACCGCAAGCGGCCGCCCGGCGGCGGCGACTGAAAGCCGCCGCCGGCGATCCATGGATGGATCGCACGCCCCGCGAACGCGGGGCGGAGCCCAGGCAAGGCCTGGGCGAGTCAGGGAAAGTGCAGGAAGCGCTTTCCCTGACACCAACAAGATGAGCTTTTGACTGCCGTTTCAGTCCAAAGCCCGCACCTGCAAAAACGCGCTGACGCGCAACGGATGCCTTTCGCAAAAGGCTCCATCGCGCGCCAGCGCGCTCCTGCGGTTTCACGACCCGTGGCCTCAGGCCAGCTGCCCGTGGCAGTGCTTGTACTTCTTGCCCGAGCCGCAGGGACAGGGTTCGTTGCGGCCCACGCGCGGCGTGTCGGGCTGCTGCAGGTGCATGGCGCCGGCGGCCACGCTGGCGGGATCGGCATCCAGCGCCGCATCGGGCGCGCCGCCGCCACTGGCCAGCATCTGCCGCTGCAGGCGTTCGGCGAGACGCTGCTGCTCGGCCTCCATCGCGGCGACTTCCTCCTCGCTGCGGATGCGGATGCGCGCCAGCATCTGCACCACCTCGGCCTTGATGCGGTCGAGCATGTCGGAGAACAGCCGGAACGACTCGCGCTTGAACGCCTGCTTGGGATCCTGCTGGGCATAGCCCACCAGGTAGATGCCCTGGCGCAGGTAGTCCATGTTCGCCAAGTGTTCCTTCCAGGCGTTGTCGACCACGGTCAGCATGATGTGCTTCTCGAGCGCCCGCATGGTTTCGGCGCCGATCTGCGCCTCCTTGGCCTGGAACAGCTCGTCCACGCCGCCGCGCACGTGTTCGAGGATCATCGTCGCGTCGATCTCGCTCTGCTGTTCGAGCCAGCGCGGCAGGTCCTGCGCCAGGCCGAACTTGCCTTCCAGCTCGCGGTCGAGTCCGGGGACGTCCCACTGCTCGTCGATGCTGTCCGGTGGCACGTGCTCGCGCACGATGCTCTCGACCACGTCGTGGCGGATGTCGGCCACGGTGGCGGAGACGTCCTCGCCTTCCAGCAACTCGTCGCGCTGGCGGTAGATCACCTTGCGCTGGTCGTTGGCGACGTCGTCGAATTCGAGCAGGTGCTTGCGGATGTCGAAGTTGTGCTGCTCGACCTTGCGCTGCGCCTTCTCGATCTGGCGGCTGATCATGCGGTCTTCGAGCGCGTCGTTTTCCTTCATGCCGAAGCGCTTCATCCAGCGGATCAGGCCCTCGCCGCCGAAGATGCGCAGCAGGTTGTCCTCCAGCGACAGGTAGAAGCGCGAGGAACCCGGATCGCCCTGGCGGCCGGAACGGCCACGCAGCTGGTTGTCGATGCGGCGCGACTCGTGGCGCTCGGTGCCGATGATGTGCAGGCCGCCGGCGGCCAGCACCTGCTCGTGCAGCTTCTTCCAGTCGGCCTTGACGCGGGCGCGGTCGACCTCGGTGGCTTCCGCCGGCAGCGCGGACAGCGCCGCCTCCAGGCTGCCGCCGAGCACGATGTCGGTGCCACGGCCGGCCATGTTGGTGGCGATCGTCACCTGCCCCGGCGCGCCGGCCTGGGCCACGATGTGCGCCTCGCGCTCGTGCTGCTTCGCGTTCAGCACCTCGTGCGCGACCTTGGCCTTGCGCAGCTGTTCCGACAGCAACTCGGACACCTCGATCGAGGTGGTGCCCACCAGCACCGGCTGGCCGCGCTTGTGGCAGTCCTTGATGTCTTCGATCACCGAGTTGTACTTGGCCTGCTGGCCGAGGAAGACCAGGTCGGCGTTGTCCTTGCGGATCATCGGCTTGTGGGTGGGAATCACCACCACCTCCAAGCCGTAGATGCTCTGGAACTCGAACGCCTCGGTGTCGGCCGTGCCGGTCATGCCGGACAGCTTCTTGTACATGCGGAACAGGTTCTGGAACGTCACCGTGGCCAGCGTCTGGTTCTCGCGCTGGATCGGCACGCCTTCCTTCGCTTCCACCGCCTGGTGCAGGCCATCCGACCAGCGCCGGCCCGGCAGGGTGCGGCCGGTGAACTCGTCGACGATGATGACCTCGCCGTCGCGCACGATGTAGTCCACGTCGCGCTGGTAGATCGCGTTGGCGCGCAGCGCGGCGTTGAGGTGGTGCACCACGGCGAGGTTCTTCGAGTCGTACAAGCCGCTGTCCGCGCTGATCACGCCGGCTTCGCGCAGCAGCTCGTCGGCATGCTGCATGCCGTCCTCGGACAGGTGCACCTGCTTCTGCTTCTCGTCCACCCAGTAGTCGCCGGCGCCCTCTTCCTCCTGCTGGCGGATCATGCGCGGCACGACCTTGTTCACCGCGAGGTACAGCTGCGGCGAATCCTCGGCCGGGCCGGAGATGATCAGCGGCGTGCGCGCCTCGTCGATCAGGATCGAGTCCACCTCGTCGACGATGGCGTAGTTGAGGCCGCGCTGGTAGCGCTGCTCCTTGCTGAGCGCCATGTTGTCGCGCAGGTAGTCGAAGCCGAACTCGTTGTTGGTGCCGTAGGTGATGTCGGCGGCGTAGGCCTTGTGCTTGTCGGCATGGTCCATGCCCGGCCACACCACGTCGGTGCTGAGGCCGAGGAAGCTGTACAGCTTGCCCATCTGCGCCGAGTCGCGGCGGGCTAGATAATCGTTCACGGTGACCACGTGCACGCCCTTGCCGGCCAGCGCGTTGAGGTACACCGGCAGCGTCGCCACCAGGGTCTTGCCCTCGCCGGTGCGCATCTCGGCGATCTTGCCCTGGTGCAGCACCATGCCGCCGATCAGCTGCACGTCGTAATGGCGCATGCCGAGCACGCGCTTGGCGCCCTCGCGCACCACAGCGAAGGCTTCGGGCAGCAGCTTGTCCAGCGACTCGCCCGCGGCGACACGCTGCTTGAACGCCTCGGTCTTGCCGCGCAATGCCTCGTCGTCCAGCTTCTCGAACTCGGGCTCCAGCGCATTGATGCGCGCCACGGTCCGCGACAACTGGCGCAGCACGCGCTCGTTGCGGCTG encodes the following:
- a CDS encoding peptidylprolyl isomerase, with protein sequence MKRFLALLLPALVLALPAQAQLLPSAGTNAAPAGQTQSLDRIVAVVNEDVILQSELDNAVRSIQQQYASQPGQLPPMNVLQQQVLDRLILMKLQLQKADDQGVHVSDAQVDQAVAEVAQQNKMSPDQLRAEVQRSGEDFGAFRQQLADQLTVQQLHQSVVHDQVSVTDSEIDNLLASPSYKAGEVHLAHIQISIPSGADAAAIQAAATKAEAAINAIKGGMDFNAAAIRYSDASDALDGGDLGWRRMDEIPPAFADTVANMKPGDVSPALRGPTGFHIIKLIGQREPSKQIVTEYHARQILLKPSELMTPEQAQQKAQELYEQLTTKHSDFAKLAKDNSKDDTTANLGGDMGWFAKDAWGSAIAQQLAQLKENQVSQPFQTGNGWDILQLLGTRQSDLTTQMERDQARQAIGNRKAEQAYDDFLRDLRANAFINVLVPALRDDTNTPAAS
- the pdxA gene encoding 4-hydroxythreonine-4-phosphate dehydrogenase PdxA, with amino-acid sequence MALPRLAVTAGEPAGIGPELIARLAATELAADLVAITDRALLARAAARCGLSITLDDDDGTPREHREAGSLRVHHIPLAATEIPGQPDPRNARHVLTTLAEAADGCLARRYAAVVTAPLQKASINEAGVRFSGHTEYFAERTRTDVVMMLASPELRVALATTHLPLSAVPAAITRTALERTLRIVHAELQAKFGIAAPRIAVLGLNPHAGEGGHLGREELDTIIPLLDTLRAEGMQLLGPLPADTAFVPAQRARYDAVLAMYHDQALPVLKSEAFDRTVNLTLGLPFIRTSVDHGTALDLAGTGRADPASLIAAAKLALTLAARRRKESEQA
- the rsmA gene encoding 16S rRNA (adenine(1518)-N(6)/adenine(1519)-N(6))-dimethyltransferase RsmA yields the protein MNARPKKSFGQHFLHDRRYIDDIVRAIAPRAGDFLVEIGPGEGALTLPLLAAAGSLTAIELDTDLIPALKARAAEVGELAVIHADVLKVDLAALAHRHGVERLRIAGNLPYYISSPILFHCVEHAAAIEDMHFMLQKEVVDRMAAEPGSKVYGRLSVMLQLACRVVPLFEVPPEAFRPPPKVDSAVVRLVPLAPHERHDADPELLHAVVKAAFGQRRKTLSNALRQLLDAEAIRSADVDPRARAETLAPGDFVRLAKRLAAR
- the apaG gene encoding Co2+/Mg2+ efflux protein ApaG, whose translation is MSENHPYTIDVQVRTRFVPDQSRPDDNRYVFAYTITLHNAGSVPAQLLTRHWVITDANGKVEEVRGDGVVGEQPWMRPGDNFEYTSGAVLETPVGTMGGSYLMLADDGTRFEAPIPRFTLAIPRTLH
- a CDS encoding symmetrical bis(5'-nucleosyl)-tetraphosphatase codes for the protein MATYAIGDVQGCYPELQRLLDKLRFDPATDRLWFCGDLVNRGGESLATLRLIHGLREQSVVTLGNHDLSLLAIALRKPEAQAKVNPELREVLFADDAPVLFEWLRSQRLLHHDEQLGWTMIHAGLAPQWTLRQAQKAAQEVERELSSPRHPRILRNLFGNRPAGWSSRLQGLDRHRATINLLTRMRYCDVNGRIDFEGKGEPGTQRPGLYPWFEVPGMRRRETRIVCGHWSALGRFAGLGVYAIDTGCVWGGQLTALRLDSEEPQYITVDAEPHRKRPPGGGD
- the secA gene encoding preprotein translocase subunit SecA, producing MLNRALTSIFGSRNERVLRQLSRTVARINALEPEFEKLDDEALRGKTEAFKQRVAAGESLDKLLPEAFAVVREGAKRVLGMRHYDVQLIGGMVLHQGKIAEMRTGEGKTLVATLPVYLNALAGKGVHVVTVNDYLARRDSAQMGKLYSFLGLSTDVVWPGMDHADKHKAYAADITYGTNNEFGFDYLRDNMALSKEQRYQRGLNYAIVDEVDSILIDEARTPLIISGPAEDSPQLYLAVNKVVPRMIRQQEEEGAGDYWVDEKQKQVHLSEDGMQHADELLREAGVISADSGLYDSKNLAVVHHLNAALRANAIYQRDVDYIVRDGEVIIVDEFTGRTLPGRRWSDGLHQAVEAKEGVPIQRENQTLATVTFQNLFRMYKKLSGMTGTADTEAFEFQSIYGLEVVVIPTHKPMIRKDNADLVFLGQQAKYNSVIEDIKDCHKRGQPVLVGTTSIEVSELLSEQLRKAKVAHEVLNAKQHEREAHIVAQAGAPGQVTIATNMAGRGTDIVLGGSLEAALSALPAEATEVDRARVKADWKKLHEQVLAAGGLHIIGTERHESRRIDNQLRGRSGRQGDPGSSRFYLSLEDNLLRIFGGEGLIRWMKRFGMKENDALEDRMISRQIEKAQRKVEQHNFDIRKHLLEFDDVANDQRKVIYRQRDELLEGEDVSATVADIRHDVVESIVREHVPPDSIDEQWDVPGLDRELEGKFGLAQDLPRWLEQQSEIDATMILEHVRGGVDELFQAKEAQIGAETMRALEKHIMLTVVDNAWKEHLANMDYLRQGIYLVGYAQQDPKQAFKRESFRLFSDMLDRIKAEVVQMLARIRIRSEEEVAAMEAEQQRLAERLQRQMLASGGGAPDAALDADPASVAAGAMHLQQPDTPRVGRNEPCPCGSGKKYKHCHGQLA